In Neospora caninum Liverpool complete genome, chromosome Ib, one DNA window encodes the following:
- a CDS encoding putative microsomal signal peptidase subunit SPCS1 domain-containing protein translates to MAICSCVGSIYSAFAAVKSGVVDFKGQERVYSVLVYLAWAAGLIGFFVGGIFEDFSITIYTILICMALTAILCFPSWPMYNRHPVEWTPHDPDRLAALFTQQQQNQEGASHQEPSSGGKGRGKKHVESQRRK, encoded by the coding sequence ATGGCGATCTGTTCGTGTGTCGGGTCGATTTACTCCGCTTTCGCGGCTGTGAAGTCGGGGGTTGTTGACTTCAAGGGACAGGAGCGCGTCTACTCCGTGCTGGTTTACCTTGCCTGGGCCGCCGGGCTCATCGGGTTCTTCGTCGGCGGTATCTTCGAAGATTTTAGCATCACAATCTACACAATTTTAATTTGTATGGCCCTTACTGCGATCCTGTGTTTCCCTTCGTGGCCAATGTACAACAGACACCCTGTCGAGTGGACTCCTCACGACCCCGACAGACTGGCGGCTCTTTTCACTCAGCAACAGCAAAACCAGGAAGGCGCAAGTCATCAGGAGCCTTCTAGtggggggaaagggagagggaagaagcatgTTGAATCGCAACGGAGAAAGTGA
- a CDS encoding putative RNA recognition motif domain-containing protein, whose amino-acid sequence MEKITKKIFVGSIPHTVTEEELRKKAEEHGTVTALFYMKDQTAGDRGWAFVTYETVYDAQNAIEALNEKRPFSQDDSGPALEVRFANQKPSSNSSTFQNKPAATSTAQSAQNGKNTSLLKATPTTTTPYFEKPAAVAPRSCVGMMNHAATRFGPPGSNVFVANLSYEWNDIDLIQHFQHFGNILSARIQRGMEGNSRGFGFVSFDNPQAAVNAIRGMNGFSCGGRFMRVFLKKGEENYLTAGNQMTCILSFLPFLCSLCSSLRLPYVLVSILCAFPSSARHLAVLFCGVSLFWFSSRE is encoded by the exons ATGGAGAAAATCACAAAGAAAATTTTTGTGGGAAGCATTCCTCACACCGTCACGGAG GAAGAgctgcggaagaaggccgaagaGCACGGCACAGTTACCGCGTTGTTTTACATGAAGGATCAGACGGCCGGCGACCGCGGCTGGGCGTTCGTCACCTACGAGACGGTTTACGACGCGCAGAACGCCATCGAAGCCTTGAATGAAAAGCGGCCTTTTTCT CAGGACGATTCTGGACCGGCGCTGGAGGTGCGGTTCGCGAACCAGAAGCCAAGCTCAAATTCGTCCACTTTCCAGAACAAACCTGCGGCGACTTCGACTGCTCAATCAG cgcagaATGGCAAGAATACTTCACTCCTGAAGGCCACGCCTACTACTACAACACCGT ACTTTGAAAAGCcggccgccgtcgctccgcGTTCTTGCGTGGGCATGATGAATCACGCGGCGACGCGCTTCGGTCCTCCTG gCAGCAATGTCTTCGTGGCGAATCTTTCTTACGAGTGGAACGATATCGATCTCATTCAGCACTTTCAACACTTTGGCAACATTTTGTCGGCGCGCATTCAAAGAGGCATGGAGGGAAACAGTCGAGGCTTCGggttcgtctccttcgacaACCCGCAAGCG gcagTGAATGCGATACGCGGCATGAACGGATTCAGCTGTGGTGGACGGTTTATGCGAGTCTTCCtcaaaaaaggagaggaaaactaCCTCACTGCAGGTAATCAAATGACGTGCATCCTAagctttcttccttttctgtgttctctctgttcgtctctgcgtcttccctaCGTTCTTGTCTCGATCCTGTGTGCTTTTCCGTCGAGCGCTCGGCACTTGGCCGTGCTGTTTTGCGGTGTCTCGCTGTTCTGGTTTTCGTCAAGGGAGTAG